Within the Nitrospira sp. genome, the region CCGGGGTTAGACCTGAACCAGCCCGAGCGAATCGTCCTAGGATTCGCAAAACTTTCCAATCAGGTGTGTCCACCATTACCAACTGGCTAGGTCGTGGCTCGATTTTGAGCCGAGCGGCGATACCAGGTATTTCGTAACGGCAACAGGAACCAGAGGGCCAAGGCGCCTTCGATACTGACGAGCACAACGAGCATGGTCATGACTCCGAGGATCGGGCCGAGGTACGCGACGGACCACGGCATCGTGATCCAATTCCCTTCGAGTTGGTCGCTGAGCCATTCGGGATGCGCATAGAGCGCCCTATGCAGCAGCACCATGGTGAGGGAGGCCAGCCCCATATTGGCGCAGAACATCATCGCGGCGATCCGATCACCCTCGTAATGCCCGATCAAAGAGGCAGTGTACGGCACGAGCGACACCATGAGGAGGTGCACGGCGTTCACCACCATCATCCGCTCGTCGCAGCGCTTCGTGACGGCGAACAGCCGCTCATGATTCATCCAAAAAAATGCGACCAGGACGAAGCTGACCAGATAGGCGATGAAATTGGGAATCTGTGCGATCAAGTCGGTTCTCAGATCCGTATTCGTCGGACCCGACACTTCCGGTACCTTGAGATCCAACACGAGGAGCGTCAGGACGATCGCGTAGACCCCATCCGTGAGGGCCAGCATCCGCTCGATGGGATACGAAGACCGGAGGAATAGTCGTAACGACGTCATGGCCGGTCAAACCTTGGGTCGGATCTGAGATTGCGAAGCCGGACGACGCGCATGCCACGCCACCGCCCAACTTCCGGTATCACGCCGGAGACCCGGTCCCTACGGATTGGCACGCCGATCACGGATCAGGTCGGACACGGGGTACCCCAGCTCTTTCGCGTGCTCGACGAGGTCTTCATAGGTGTGCTGGTTCATGTGAGTGGTCCGAGAGAGGATCCACAAATATTCCCGATCGGACGTGCCGACCATCGCGGTTTGATAGTCTTTGTCAAGCGCCAGAATCCAGTAGTTGCCGGTGGCGGTGCGTTGAAACATGCGGCTGAACCAGTTGCCGAACGTGACGGACAGCTTGGCATTGGTGACGGGATCGACGACCTTCGCCGTCCCATCTGCCCGATCCACGTCGCCGGCCTCCGTCACGCATTCGTTGTGGACGCCGATACGGCCCTCCTCCAGCATCGTGTAGACGGCCTTCGAATCCACGCAGTGGCGCTGGAACCATGCCGGCAGGCGGGCAATCTCGTACCAGGTGCCGACGTATCGCGACAGATCGACCGAGTCGACGGTCGTGACCGGCTCGCTCGGCTTCATCGGCGCGCACCCGGTCACGGCCATGACGGCAATGGTGGCGATGCATAGCTTCTTGAGTAAAGGTCGCATGGTCTCCTACGCAGCTCCTGTGAATGGCCGGGGGAAGACTACGGCAGTGCTGCGGGCGAGTCAATGCTCCAAAAGGAAAGGCCGAATCAACGAGAGGACCAGGTATAAAATACCGTGTGATGCGACGAGTGGCAGGAGGGAGCGGCCATTCCGATTCTGCGAGTGAATCAGGCTCGCGTTCCCGTGCCAACGATACGCCCATCTTTCCCGCCTGGCGCTATGGGGGCCCTCATGCCGTGGCCCGACCATTTCACGAACTCTCAGTGTATAATTCCATGTGGAAGAGGCCGTTTCGCCCGCAGACCAAGCGCGTGTTTGCCCCCGAGCCGATGTGCTGCCCCAGTTCGCGATTGCGCTCGCCCTTGCATGCCTCGCGAGCGAACCGGTTGTGGCTGAGGCCGCGCCACCGGATCATCGTTTTTCTCTGGAATTCGAAACCGGTGCCGTCTGGCAATCGCGCAATGAGATTCAGATTCCCGATAGCAGCGCGGGCACGCGGTTCGATCTGACGGATCTTCAGGGCAGTGGCCCGATGGTGCAGCGCCGCATCGAGGCGACCTGGAATCCCGCCCACCGCCATTCACTTCGCTTCGTGTATGCGCCGCTCCGTTTTTCCGGGACGGGAACCTTCGGCTCGCCGGTGCTTTTCGCCGGCGGCACGTTTGCACCCGGTGTGCCCGTTGATTCCGAGTACAAGTTCGATTCGTATCGACTGACCTACCGGTATCTACTCTATGAGTCCGATCGGCTGCGCTGGCGGGTGGGAGCCACGGCCTTTGTCCGAGACGCACGGGTCGAGTTGCAACAGCAGGGGATGAACGCATCCGACAGCAACGTAGGGTTCGTCCCGCTGTTGAGCACGAGCCTCGAGTACGACCTGGCGCCCCGGTGGACCGCCCTGCTGGACTTCGACGGGCTGATTGCGCCCCAGGGACGCGCCATCGATACGGCCGTCAAGATCCGATACGACCTGTCCGACACCTGGTACGTGACGGCGGGCTATCGCGTCTTCGAGGGCGGCGTGGACAACGAGCGGTTCGCGTTCGGCTGGTACAATTTCGCCGTCGTGTCGCTCGGCGCACGATTCTAGTTCCGGCGATGCTCCGACGCTTGCCCCCACCCTTCATGCGCTGTTGGATGTGGTGAGAGCGGGATAGCCTTCTCTGAAGAAGGCTATCCCGCTGACGAAGGCGTGCTCGTCGCCGCCATTCGCCGGCGGTGACGGGGGTTCGTGGCTATTGGACGGGAATCATCAGGTGCTCGTAGGGAGTGCCGCTCCACATGACCCACGGTTGCGACGTATCCGGGTTCTTACCTGGATCCGGATAGCCCGGCATTTCAGGGCTATGGTTGAAAATCATCACATGGGGGGGTTCCTTCAAAAACCTTCCGCCCGTGGCTTGCTGAGTGGAATGCGGATCCACGTTACTGCGCGATCCCCCTCCCTGCAGCATGTAACCGAACCCGATTTTGTCTTTCGGTGGCTTCGTGTTGTGCATCCATGCCTTGGCCCATTCAAGGCCGGCCTCGTCGAGACACATGGGATCGTTCGCGGGCGTGCCGGGATCGTTCGGCAGGCACGTGAAATTGTTCGTCCCTTCCCGTAGCGTTCGCATCTTCCCCTGCTCGTTGACCTGAACCACGGTCGCGTCTTTGCCGACTGCCTCGGGCGCCGCGGATACGGCGTTGGCAATCATCTGGTTGTCCCCGGCCAGGGCGGGCGTGGCCAGCCCTACCAGCAACACGGACCCGAACATCATATATCTACTTCGGCACTTCATAGATGCGCTCCTCCTTTCTTGTCTTGCGAGTCGTGCGGCACTCGTCCACATGCCGGACCACCAAGTTTCCCATGCAGGCGTGCTCGCCCCCGTCTCATCTTCATACTGCGAACCCTTATGGAGTCATGCAAGAGCGCGAGACAAGAAAACCATGGTTCTGGAGCAAAAAGCCGGTTCGACTAGGGAGTGGCACAGGCCCGCGGAAAAATGAACGCGGAAGTGTCCCGTGTCACTCCTCTTGCAATTCATCATGCGGACGGGTTCAAGACCATCAGCAGCGCACATGGCCGCCGACTCCGTGAGCAGGCAACGGGAACAGTTTGGTAACCGTGGGGTAGAAGGCCACGCAGATCCGATGAGCGCTGGAAAGAGCAAGTACTGGCATTCTCCCCAGGGGTGACCACGCTGGAGAACCGATATGGTGGTGTGACGCAGGGCACGCGGCAGCAGTGAGAACCAACTTGGAGGCCCTTCTGGCTTGCTCAATCGCTTCGTCCCCTCCCGTGTCGTGTACTCGCGAGTCCCCATCCACACGGCGTCAATGATCCTCTGCAAGAACGATTGAGCATATCGAGACGCGCTTGGCCGGATACAGGTGGTGCCAGGCGTAGGCGCGCAAAGCCTTGTCCCCGAAACTAGGCGAAATTCCTGTGGTCTGCTGCGTTGCACTGAGCTACGTATGGACATGGCGACCGGTTATGAGACGGAGGATCCCGCCTATCGGTGTCTGCGGCGCTCGACCCGGCGCTTCCCTGCGATCGCGTTGCCTGGCCGTCAAATCACCATCGGGCTGCTCGCGCTCAGCCTGTTCACCGGCTGTCACACCGAATACAAGCCGGATCTCTGGGTCAAGGGACACGTCCAGACCATTCCCAAGACGGCGGAGTTCCACCCACCGCTGCGTTTAAGCCCTGCCCTGCAGCGGGGCAAAGAACCGTTTGGTGTCATTGCGCCCGACACGACGAATCTCTCGACGTCGGAGTTGCAGAAGCGCGTCGAATCGTTGCTCGTCGAGGAATTACGGCAGGCCAACGTATTTCAGGATCTGACGTACTTCGACCCCAAGCCGGACCTCGTGCTGACGGGTCGCCTCGACGTCTTTCATGAACGGTATCGGGAGCATCTCTGGACCTACATCCCCTATGTGGACAAGGTGGTGCAATACCTTCATCTCAAGAGTCATGAAAGCCGAGGAGAAGTCGCGCTGACGTTGTTTCTGCTGAAGTCCACCGGCGAGCCGATCGGCAGCTATTCCGGGCATGCCACGTTCAACGAGAGTTTCACGCCGACGGACGACATGCCGCCGGGCGCCCGACTCAACGAGGCGTTTGCGGAGGCGTTGCGCCAGATTCTCGATGCATGGATGAGCGAGCCTCAACTCAGGCAAGCCGGCGGCCAAGCTTCCTCCGAAGCCACCGCATCGCGATGAGGACCGTCCCGGCATTCCCCGCCCCGTGAGCGAATCACGGTCGGCTGCCACGCCCTGCCCATCTGCGCTATAGTAAGCGCATGGCGTCCTGTGCCCACGAACGTGCCGCCTCTCGGCGTCCAGGGAGAAAACGCCGTCGGACGCTCCTGACCGCTCTCGGCGGCCGGATGCGCCACGCATGGCAGATGACGCGCACCATGCTCGCCTCGCTCTGGGCGACGCCGCCCGCTGTGCGCGTCTCGTTGAGTCTGCTCTTGGTGGGTTTGGCCTGGCTGGGCGGGAACTGGGCGTATCACACGTGGCACAAGCCGACGGAACTGTTCTTTCCGCT harbors:
- the blc gene encoding hypothetical protein: MRPLLKKLCIATIAVMAVTGCAPMKPSEPVTTVDSVDLSRYVGTWYEIARLPAWFQRHCVDSKAVYTMLEEGRIGVHNECVTEAGDVDRADGTAKVVDPVTNAKLSVTFGNWFSRMFQRTATGNYWILALDKDYQTAMVGTSDREYLWILSRTTHMNQHTYEDLVEHAKELGYPVSDLIRDRRANP